A stretch of the Thiomicrospira pelophila DSM 1534 genome encodes the following:
- the carA gene encoding glutamine-hydrolyzing carbamoyl-phosphate synthase small subunit encodes MNYTALLALEDGTLFWGTSIGAEGECVGEVVFNTSLTGYQEILTDPSYYKQIVTLTYPHIGNVGVNAEDAESSGIMAQGLVVKDCSRLMSNFRAQQSLPDYLKDQNVVAIADIDTRKLTRILREKGAQNGVIVAGSDIDAEKAVNTAKGFAGLNGMDLAKEVTTKKSYSWTEGSWQLGKGHIDFAGQQPYHVVAFDYGIKNNILRMLAERGCRLTVVPAKTTAAEVLALNPDGVFLSNGPGDPAPCDYAIEAIQGILETDTPVFGICLGHQLLALASGAKTVKMKFGHHGANHPVQDTETGRVFITAQNHGFAVDESTMPANLKSTHKSLFDGSLQGISRTDKSAFSFQGHPEASPGPHDVAPLFDQFVDNIKQFKQANAS; translated from the coding sequence ATGAATTACACAGCTTTGTTAGCGCTTGAAGATGGGACGCTTTTTTGGGGAACTTCAATTGGTGCTGAAGGCGAATGTGTCGGTGAGGTGGTATTTAATACCTCACTTACGGGTTACCAGGAGATTTTGACAGACCCTTCTTATTACAAGCAGATAGTTACCTTAACTTATCCGCATATCGGAAACGTTGGGGTGAACGCAGAAGATGCCGAATCATCAGGTATTATGGCGCAAGGCTTAGTGGTCAAAGACTGTTCTCGTTTGATGAGCAATTTCCGCGCTCAGCAAAGTTTACCGGACTACTTAAAAGATCAAAATGTGGTGGCGATTGCCGATATTGATACTCGCAAACTAACGCGTATTTTGCGTGAAAAAGGCGCGCAGAACGGTGTCATTGTTGCCGGTTCAGATATTGATGCCGAAAAAGCCGTGAACACCGCTAAAGGTTTTGCTGGCCTAAACGGTATGGACTTGGCCAAAGAAGTGACCACCAAAAAATCTTATAGCTGGACTGAAGGCAGTTGGCAGCTTGGTAAAGGACATATTGATTTTGCTGGGCAACAGCCTTATCACGTGGTGGCCTTTGATTACGGAATTAAAAACAACATTTTACGTATGTTGGCTGAACGCGGTTGTCGTTTGACAGTGGTGCCGGCTAAAACGACGGCGGCTGAAGTATTGGCTCTGAATCCAGATGGTGTGTTTTTATCTAATGGCCCAGGCGACCCCGCCCCTTGTGATTATGCCATTGAAGCGATCCAAGGTATTTTAGAAACGGATACACCAGTATTCGGTATTTGTTTAGGTCATCAATTATTGGCTTTAGCGAGTGGCGCTAAAACCGTGAAGATGAAATTTGGTCATCATGGTGCTAACCATCCAGTACAAGATACAGAAACCGGTCGTGTATTCATTACGGCGCAAAACCATGGTTTTGCGGTAGATGAATCTACTATGCCAGCGAATTTGAAGTCCACGCACAAGTCTTTGTTTGATGGTTCCTTACAAGGCATTTCGCGCACCGATAAATCGGCATTTAGTTTTCAGGGACATCCAGAAGCGAGTCCTGGCCCGCATGACGTCGCGCCTTTGTTCGACCAGTTTGTCGACAATATCAAACAATTTAAACAAGCTAACGCCAGCTAA
- the dapB gene encoding 4-hydroxy-tetrahydrodipicolinate reductase produces the protein MLDTQEMIRIGVMGASGRMGKHLIEATNATPGLVLGAAIERPGSSLAGADAGDLAGLGSLGVKVADNLADVLDDFDILIDFTRPQVSLEALALCVQANKRIVIGTTGFDEAGLAAIDEAATKIPVVFAPNMSVGVTLSLTLLKMAAEVLNEGFDVEIIEAHHRHKVDAPSGTALRMGEVVAKALGRDLKACAVYGREGDTGERDPQTIGFETIRAGDIVGEHTVMFAGIGERIEITHKASSRMTFASGAVRACQWLANQSNGLYDMQDVLNLR, from the coding sequence ATGTTGGATACTCAAGAAATGATTCGGATCGGTGTAATGGGGGCTTCTGGGCGCATGGGTAAGCACCTGATTGAAGCCACTAATGCGACACCAGGCCTGGTACTGGGTGCGGCGATTGAGCGTCCGGGTTCGAGTTTAGCGGGTGCGGATGCAGGTGATTTAGCCGGTCTAGGTAGTTTAGGTGTGAAGGTGGCCGACAATTTGGCCGATGTGTTAGATGACTTTGATATTTTGATTGATTTCACACGTCCACAAGTGAGTCTTGAAGCGCTGGCTTTATGTGTGCAAGCCAATAAGCGCATCGTAATTGGCACTACCGGATTTGATGAGGCGGGTCTAGCGGCGATTGATGAGGCGGCGACTAAAATTCCAGTGGTGTTTGCACCTAACATGAGCGTAGGGGTAACTTTGAGTTTAACTTTGCTAAAAATGGCCGCTGAAGTTTTAAATGAAGGGTTTGATGTCGAAATTATAGAAGCCCATCATCGCCATAAAGTAGATGCGCCTTCGGGCACAGCTTTACGTATGGGTGAGGTGGTCGCAAAAGCGCTGGGTCGTGACTTAAAAGCCTGTGCGGTTTATGGGCGTGAGGGCGATACTGGCGAGCGTGACCCGCAAACGATCGGATTTGAAACTATTCGTGCTGGTGATATTGTGGGCGAGCATACGGTGATGTTTGCTGGTATTGGTGAGCGCATTGAAATTACTCATAAAGCCTCAAGTCGAATGACGTTTGCGAGTGGTGCGGTGCGCGCTTGTCAGTGGTTAGCCAACCAGTCAAATGGCTTATATGATATGCAAGACGTTCTAAATTTACGTTAA
- the dnaJ gene encoding molecular chaperone DnaJ: protein MSKRDFYEILSVSRTASEAEIKKAYRKLAMKFHPDRNPDDPEADHKFKEATEAYEVLTDDQKRAAYDQFGHAGVDGSQGGGGFGGGFGDAFGDIFGDIFGGGRRGPRPGDDLQYELDITLEEAISGTEVDIRIPRQQDCDACDGSGAEPGTSANTCPTCHGEGQVRIQQGFFAVQRACPTCHGRGKIIKSPCKKCHGDGHVTVHKTLSVKIPAGVDSGDRIRLQGEGGMGEAGAPRGNLYVRIRVKRHAIFQRDGDTLFCELPLSFATAALGGEIEVPTLNGKARLKIPAGTQSGQRFKLGGKGVKSVRSSRVGDLICEVNIETPVKLTDDQKDLLKAFDESLKGKPGKHSPKAHSFFDSVKSFFTSDDDNKSNNKEPWNS, encoded by the coding sequence ATGAGCAAAAGAGACTTTTACGAAATATTGTCGGTTTCACGCACGGCCTCAGAAGCAGAAATCAAAAAAGCCTATCGTAAGTTGGCGATGAAATTTCATCCAGACCGCAATCCTGATGATCCTGAAGCGGATCACAAGTTTAAAGAAGCCACTGAAGCTTATGAAGTTTTAACGGATGATCAAAAACGAGCGGCTTACGACCAGTTTGGTCATGCCGGTGTGGATGGCTCGCAAGGCGGCGGTGGATTCGGCGGCGGTTTTGGTGATGCGTTTGGCGATATTTTCGGCGATATTTTCGGCGGTGGCCGACGTGGCCCGCGTCCGGGTGACGATTTGCAGTATGAGCTCGATATTACTTTGGAAGAAGCAATTTCTGGCACCGAAGTCGATATTCGCATTCCGCGTCAGCAAGATTGTGACGCCTGCGATGGTTCAGGGGCTGAGCCAGGCACGAGCGCAAATACTTGTCCGACCTGTCATGGCGAAGGTCAGGTACGCATTCAACAAGGTTTCTTTGCGGTGCAGCGTGCTTGTCCGACTTGTCATGGTCGCGGTAAGATCATTAAGTCGCCATGTAAGAAATGTCACGGCGATGGTCATGTCACGGTACACAAAACCTTGTCGGTAAAAATTCCGGCCGGGGTCGACTCAGGGGATCGTATCCGTCTGCAAGGCGAAGGTGGCATGGGCGAAGCTGGTGCACCACGCGGCAATTTATATGTGCGTATTCGTGTGAAGCGTCATGCCATTTTTCAGCGTGATGGTGATACCCTGTTTTGTGAGTTACCTTTATCCTTTGCAACCGCTGCTTTAGGTGGTGAGATAGAGGTGCCGACCTTAAATGGCAAGGCGCGCTTAAAAATTCCGGCGGGTACCCAGTCCGGTCAACGCTTTAAATTGGGTGGTAAAGGGGTTAAGTCGGTGCGTTCATCTCGTGTAGGGGATTTAATTTGCGAGGTGAATATTGAAACGCCCGTTAAATTGACCGATGATCAGAAAGATCTGCTAAAAGCTTTTGATGAAAGTTTAAAAGGTAAACCTGGCAAACACAGTCCAAAAGCGCATTCGTTTTTTGATTCGGTGAAGTCGTTTTTCACCTCTGATGACGATAACAAATCGAATAATAAAGAGCCCTGGAACTCTTAA
- the dnaK gene encoding molecular chaperone DnaK produces MAKIIGIDLGTTNSCVAVMEGKEVKVIPNAEGARTTPSIVAYAADGEVLVGDSAKRQAVTNPKNTLFAIKRLIGRRFEDKEVKKDIGMVPYKIIAADNGDAWVDVDDKKMSPQEVSARTLQKMKKTAEDYLGHEVTEAVITVPAYFNDAQRQATKDAGKIAGLEVKRIINEPTAAALAYGMDKAKGDSKIAVYDLGGGTFDISIIEVADLDGEKQVEVLSTNGDTFLGGEDFDKKIMDYLVDEFKKDQGVDLMNDPLALQRLREAAEKAKIELSSREQTDINLPYITADASGPKHLNIKMTRAKFESLVEDLVARSIEPCKIALKDAGLSASEVDDVILVGGSTRVPMVQARVKEFFGKEPRRDVNPDEAVAMGAAIQGGVLSGDVKDVLLLDVTPLSLGIETMGGVMTKLIEKNTTIPTRKSQVFSTAEDNQTAVTIHVLQGEREISSGNKSLGQFNLEDIPPAQRGMPQIEVTFDIDANGILNVSAKDKATNKEQTITIKASSGLSEEEVERMVKDAEAHAEEDRQMKELVEARNQADAMVHATRKAMTDAGDDVDASEKEAIEAAISKVEEAIKSDDKAGIDEAVQALAAASQSMTEKMMAKQQQGADAQPQAQNEKADDIVDAEFEEVDDNKK; encoded by the coding sequence ATGGCGAAAATTATTGGTATCGATTTAGGGACAACAAACTCTTGTGTAGCCGTAATGGAAGGCAAAGAAGTGAAAGTTATTCCTAACGCAGAAGGTGCACGTACTACTCCTTCAATCGTCGCTTATGCGGCTGATGGTGAAGTGTTGGTCGGTGATTCGGCTAAGCGTCAAGCGGTTACTAACCCAAAAAATACACTATTCGCAATTAAGCGTTTGATCGGGCGTCGTTTTGAAGACAAAGAAGTGAAAAAAGACATCGGTATGGTGCCTTACAAAATTATTGCGGCGGACAATGGTGATGCATGGGTAGATGTGGATGACAAAAAAATGTCACCACAAGAAGTCTCAGCACGTACGCTACAGAAAATGAAAAAGACCGCTGAAGATTATCTAGGTCACGAAGTCACCGAAGCGGTTATTACCGTGCCGGCTTACTTTAATGATGCGCAGCGTCAAGCGACTAAAGATGCGGGTAAGATTGCTGGCTTAGAAGTTAAACGTATCATCAACGAGCCGACTGCGGCGGCGTTAGCTTATGGTATGGATAAAGCCAAGGGCGATAGCAAAATTGCGGTTTACGACTTAGGTGGCGGCACCTTCGATATCTCAATTATTGAAGTGGCTGATCTAGATGGTGAGAAGCAGGTTGAGGTATTGTCAACCAACGGTGACACCTTCTTAGGTGGTGAAGACTTCGATAAGAAGATTATGGACTACTTGGTTGACGAATTTAAGAAAGACCAAGGTGTGGATCTAATGAATGATCCGTTGGCGTTACAGCGTCTACGTGAAGCGGCAGAGAAAGCGAAAATTGAATTGTCATCGCGTGAGCAAACTGACATCAACCTGCCTTACATTACAGCGGATGCATCAGGTCCTAAGCACTTAAACATTAAAATGACGCGTGCTAAGTTCGAATCATTAGTAGAAGACTTGGTTGCACGTTCAATCGAACCTTGTAAGATCGCGTTGAAAGATGCCGGTTTATCAGCATCAGAAGTAGACGACGTTATCTTGGTGGGTGGTTCAACTCGTGTGCCAATGGTACAAGCACGTGTTAAAGAGTTCTTTGGTAAAGAGCCACGTCGTGACGTAAACCCAGATGAAGCGGTAGCTATGGGTGCGGCGATTCAGGGTGGTGTTTTGTCTGGTGATGTAAAAGACGTATTGTTGTTAGACGTTACGCCTTTGTCACTGGGTATTGAAACCATGGGTGGCGTGATGACCAAATTGATTGAGAAAAACACCACGATCCCGACTCGTAAGTCGCAGGTGTTCTCAACCGCGGAAGACAATCAGACGGCCGTAACGATTCATGTATTGCAGGGCGAGCGTGAAATCTCATCAGGTAACAAGTCGTTAGGTCAGTTTAACTTGGAAGACATTCCACCAGCTCAGCGTGGTATGCCACAGATTGAAGTAACCTTTGATATCGATGCGAACGGTATTTTGAACGTATCAGCCAAAGATAAAGCGACCAATAAAGAGCAAACCATTACGATCAAGGCATCTTCAGGTTTATCTGAGGAAGAAGTTGAGCGTATGGTAAAAGATGCCGAAGCGCACGCGGAAGAAGATCGTCAAATGAAGGAGTTGGTTGAAGCTCGTAACCAAGCCGATGCGATGGTTCACGCAACACGTAAAGCCATGACCGATGCTGGTGATGATGTGGATGCGTCTGAAAAAGAAGCGATTGAAGCTGCGATTTCTAAGGTTGAAGAAGCGATTAAGTCGGACGACAAAGCCGGTATTGATGAAGCGGTACAAGCTCTAGCCGCGGCGAGTCAATCTATGACTGAGAAGATGATGGCCAAGCAACAGCAAGGCGCAGACGCTCAGCCGCAAGCTCAGAATGAGAAGGCGGATGACATCGTTGACGCTGAGTTTGAAGAAGTTGACGACAACAAGAAGTAA
- the grpE gene encoding nucleotide exchange factor GrpE, with translation MSEQKQAQDPLKDQGNLDAASESEELEQAEQTVEKDLEQLLAEARSQADEHWDSLLRMQADMENLRRRTRIDVENAHKYGIEKLINALVPVADSLELGLEAANKSEASLDSIREGVNMTFKQLLDVLADFNVERIDPAGEKFNPQLHEAMTMVPSPAHEPNTVMEVFQKGYALNERLIRPARVIVSKES, from the coding sequence ATGAGCGAGCAGAAACAAGCGCAAGATCCGCTTAAAGATCAAGGGAATTTGGATGCCGCATCTGAAAGTGAAGAGCTTGAACAGGCTGAGCAGACGGTCGAAAAAGATTTAGAACAACTGTTGGCTGAGGCGCGCAGTCAAGCGGATGAGCATTGGGATTCGCTATTGCGTATGCAAGCCGATATGGAAAACTTACGTCGCCGCACACGTATTGATGTCGAAAATGCACATAAATACGGCATTGAAAAATTGATTAATGCGCTAGTGCCGGTAGCTGATAGTTTAGAGTTGGGTCTAGAAGCGGCAAATAAATCAGAGGCCTCTTTAGATTCAATTCGTGAAGGCGTGAATATGACCTTTAAGCAACTATTAGATGTGTTGGCGGACTTTAATGTCGAGCGCATTGATCCGGCGGGTGAAAAATTTAATCCGCAGTTGCATGAAGCTATGACGATGGTGCCATCACCTGCGCATGAACCAAACACGGTAATGGAAGTGTTTCAGAAAGGTTATGCGTTAAACGAGCGTTTGATTCGCCCAGCTCGCGTGATTGTGAGCAAAGAATCTTAA
- a CDS encoding NAD(+) kinase, whose protein sequence is MFKRIGIFGKYSGFQSWKSIDKLITFFLDKHLTVYLDETSCKDFPIERYGVSLMNRESMQGEIDIAIVVGGDGTFLDVARYVVDQQIPILGVNLGRLGFLADVSPQTMLATMEDVLNGTYDCEERNLLHVEIYEHDHLVFKHLAFNDVVIHKPDTPKMIEFETFINGRFLKSQRSDGMIIATPTGSTAYALSAGGPIVDPSLNVISLVSINPHTMSNRPFVVDGDSEIELRAHENCNGVARITCDGQITFEINAKHRTRVIRHPHFIKLIHPCGHDYFQLLRAKLHWGEKL, encoded by the coding sequence ATGTTTAAACGAATTGGTATTTTCGGCAAATATAGCGGTTTTCAATCATGGAAAAGCATTGACAAGCTGATTACATTTTTTCTAGATAAACACCTAACTGTTTACCTAGATGAAACCTCATGCAAAGATTTCCCGATCGAGCGCTATGGCGTCAGCTTAATGAACCGCGAAAGTATGCAAGGCGAAATTGACATTGCGATTGTCGTCGGCGGAGATGGTACATTTTTAGATGTCGCACGCTATGTGGTGGACCAACAAATTCCAATCCTAGGTGTCAACTTAGGGCGGCTTGGTTTCTTAGCGGATGTTTCGCCTCAAACCATGCTGGCTACTATGGAAGACGTGTTAAACGGCACGTATGACTGCGAAGAACGCAACCTTTTGCATGTGGAAATCTACGAACATGATCACTTAGTGTTTAAACACCTCGCCTTTAATGACGTGGTGATTCACAAGCCAGACACCCCGAAAATGATCGAATTTGAGACCTTTATCAACGGTCGGTTTTTAAAGAGTCAGCGATCTGACGGTATGATTATCGCCACCCCAACCGGCTCCACCGCTTACGCTCTATCCGCTGGTGGTCCAATTGTAGATCCGAGCCTGAATGTCATCAGTCTAGTATCAATTAACCCGCACACGATGAGCAACCGCCCCTTTGTGGTCGATGGCGACAGCGAAATTGAATTACGCGCTCACGAAAACTGCAACGGCGTCGCGCGCATTACTTGTGATGGTCAAATCACCTTTGAGATCAACGCAAAACATCGCACACGCGTGATTCGACACCCACACTTTATTAAACTGATTCACCCTTGTGGTCACGACTACTTTCAATTGTTACGCGCCAAACTCCACTGGGGCGAAAAACTTTAA
- the recN gene encoding DNA repair protein RecN: MLQEIHIQNLALIERLQLNLTQGFTSLTGETGAGKSILLDGLGLVLGERADSSLVRHGEERAEVSAQFDIELLPQVQAWLQEQALDDEDLCLLRRIVNADGRSKAYINGRPVPASSLKSLGDLLVDIHGQHEHQSLLTNSNQQNLVDTYGHHQSQLEQVKQAFKHWQKLKHRYDDLQANQAEHQSKLELIEFQLNEFNKLSPQTGEFEALSDEQSTLAHASEIKRNGLLSYEALDGEVGATHLVSEAMAQLEQLSEYTPALNAQLSQLQSTLIDLQEAANDIHHFAESVELDPERLNSLDERLSSLYALAKKYHLSPEDLTNKHQQLQQEFENLNMDGGSLDELKLQIDQAWLDYEKAAQALSKQRKTSAKKLSQTVSSSMQTLGMEKGEFKIDLTPLDKPSAQGLDKIEFLVSANPGQPAKPLAKVASGGELSRISLAIQVASAEVAQIPTLIFDEVDVGIGGGIAEVVGQKMQQLGQHRQVLSITHLGQVAAYGNQHLNVSKQTTKGKTLTQVTPLDPQARVEEIARMVGGLEITEQTLKHAQEMLERAQSKRT; the protein is encoded by the coding sequence ATGCTACAAGAAATCCATATTCAAAACCTCGCTTTAATTGAACGTTTACAACTCAATCTTACTCAAGGCTTTACCAGTCTGACCGGTGAAACTGGTGCGGGTAAATCTATCTTATTAGATGGTTTAGGTTTGGTATTGGGCGAACGCGCTGATTCCAGCCTAGTACGTCATGGCGAAGAACGTGCCGAAGTCAGCGCACAGTTTGATATTGAGTTATTGCCACAAGTGCAGGCCTGGTTACAAGAACAAGCCTTGGATGACGAGGATCTGTGTTTATTGCGCCGCATTGTGAATGCCGATGGCCGCTCTAAGGCCTACATAAACGGGCGCCCGGTACCCGCCAGCAGCTTAAAATCACTCGGTGACCTATTGGTTGACATTCACGGTCAACATGAACACCAATCACTCCTAACCAACAGTAATCAACAGAACTTAGTAGATACCTATGGCCATCACCAAAGCCAGCTCGAACAAGTTAAACAAGCCTTTAAACACTGGCAAAAACTTAAGCATCGCTATGATGATCTACAAGCCAACCAAGCCGAACACCAAAGCAAACTTGAATTGATTGAATTTCAACTTAATGAATTCAACAAACTCAGCCCTCAAACCGGTGAATTTGAAGCCCTGTCTGATGAACAAAGCACGCTAGCGCATGCGAGTGAAATAAAACGTAACGGACTTTTAAGCTACGAAGCCTTAGACGGAGAAGTGGGTGCCACCCATTTGGTAAGCGAAGCGATGGCGCAATTGGAACAACTAAGTGAATATACTCCAGCTTTAAACGCACAACTGTCACAACTGCAAAGCACACTAATTGATCTGCAAGAAGCCGCCAACGACATTCACCACTTTGCCGAATCGGTCGAACTGGACCCAGAACGTTTAAACTCACTGGATGAACGCCTAAGTTCACTCTATGCACTCGCGAAAAAATACCATCTGAGCCCGGAAGATCTAACCAACAAACACCAACAGCTGCAACAAGAATTTGAAAACCTAAATATGGATGGTGGCTCATTAGATGAGTTAAAACTTCAAATCGACCAGGCCTGGTTAGACTATGAAAAAGCCGCGCAAGCTCTAAGCAAACAACGTAAAACCAGCGCCAAAAAACTTAGCCAAACCGTGAGCAGCAGCATGCAAACATTGGGTATGGAAAAAGGTGAATTCAAAATAGATCTTACGCCACTCGACAAACCTAGTGCGCAAGGACTAGATAAAATTGAATTTTTAGTCAGCGCGAACCCAGGCCAACCCGCCAAACCTCTAGCTAAAGTGGCCTCCGGTGGCGAGCTGTCGCGTATTAGTTTAGCAATTCAAGTCGCGAGTGCAGAGGTCGCGCAAATTCCGACCTTGATCTTTGACGAAGTCGATGTGGGGATTGGCGGTGGCATTGCCGAAGTAGTCGGACAAAAAATGCAACAATTAGGCCAGCACCGTCAGGTCTTATCCATCACGCATTTAGGCCAGGTAGCCGCTTATGGCAACCAACATTTAAATGTCAGCAAACAAACCACCAAAGGCAAAACCCTAACGCAAGTGACACCGCTTGACCCACAAGCCCGGGTTGAAGAAATCGCACGCATGGTGGGCGGTTTGGAAATCACTGAGCAAACCCTCAAGCATGCCCAAGAAATGCTCGAACGTGCACAATCGAAACGTACTTAA
- the fur gene encoding ferric iron uptake transcriptional regulator, whose product MSGVELKKVGLKVTLPRLKILEILEKAGDQHHLTAEDVYKVLLEQGEEVGLATVYRVLTQFEQAGIVRRLNFENNISIFELDTGDNHDHLVCLKTGHVKEFVDPVIEERIREIARENGYNLSGHNLVIYGTLKKEE is encoded by the coding sequence ATGAGCGGCGTGGAGTTGAAAAAAGTCGGTTTGAAAGTAACCTTGCCACGATTGAAGATTTTAGAAATTTTAGAAAAAGCGGGCGACCAGCATCACTTAACAGCCGAAGATGTCTATAAAGTCTTGCTAGAGCAGGGTGAAGAAGTTGGGTTAGCCACGGTTTATCGCGTTTTGACGCAGTTCGAGCAAGCTGGAATTGTGCGCCGTTTAAACTTTGAAAACAATATTTCTATTTTTGAGCTAGATACCGGTGATAACCACGATCATTTGGTTTGTTTAAAAACAGGCCATGTTAAAGAATTTGTTGACCCGGTGATTGAAGAGCGTATTCGTGAAATCGCTAGAGAAAATGGTTATAACTTGTCTGGTCACAACTTGGTGATCTACGGTACGTTGAAAAAAGAAGAGTAA
- a CDS encoding outer membrane protein assembly factor BamE — MTLSFAKHTILVLISSLLLLGCGGVKPYKAPVTQGVVITEQMLEDLQPGLHKDQVRQLLGPNYGANPFKANHWEYIYNSTDDQLHAHAVKHIVITFDQDGYLTEWKQLN; from the coding sequence ATGACCTTATCCTTTGCTAAACACACCATTCTTGTTCTAATCAGCAGCTTGCTACTGTTAGGCTGTGGCGGCGTCAAACCTTATAAAGCGCCGGTAACCCAAGGCGTAGTCATAACCGAACAAATGCTAGAAGACTTGCAACCAGGCCTGCATAAAGACCAAGTTCGCCAGCTGCTCGGCCCTAACTATGGTGCCAACCCATTTAAAGCCAATCATTGGGAATACATTTACAATAGTACAGACGACCAACTTCATGCTCATGCGGTTAAGCATATTGTCATTACGTTTGATCAAGACGGTTATCTAACCGAGTGGAAACAACTTAACTAA
- a CDS encoding RnfH family protein gives MSDAELINVEVAYALPTQQYLFALQVPKGTTAEQAIDLSPLLKEQPDVVIEQVGIFSRPVPKDTLLREGDRVEVYRPLKADPRERRRKEVETQRARSN, from the coding sequence ATGAGTGATGCAGAATTAATTAATGTTGAAGTGGCTTATGCCTTGCCGACCCAGCAATATTTATTTGCTTTGCAAGTACCAAAAGGTACCACGGCGGAACAAGCGATTGATTTGTCGCCTTTGTTAAAAGAGCAACCGGATGTGGTGATAGAGCAGGTTGGCATTTTCAGTCGGCCTGTGCCGAAAGACACGCTATTACGAGAAGGGGATCGAGTTGAGGTTTATCGCCCGTTAAAAGCGGACCCGCGCGAACGACGTCGTAAAGAGGTGGAAACGCAACGTGCACGATCAAACTAG
- a CDS encoding type II toxin-antitoxin system RatA family toxin, whose protein sequence is MKKISRTALLNYSARQMYDVVNNVSAYPEFLPWCGGVQVLSQSEHDLEASILIEKLGVRKAFSTHNHMEPGQRIEMRLKDGPFSHLEGEWEFKALDESACKVVFDIEFEVSSGLVNLALGKLFEQIANTMVDSFISRANQLYGEQT, encoded by the coding sequence ATGAAAAAAATTAGCCGCACGGCTTTGTTAAATTATTCAGCACGTCAGATGTATGATGTAGTGAATAATGTGTCGGCGTACCCTGAGTTTTTGCCTTGGTGTGGCGGTGTGCAGGTTTTGAGCCAGTCGGAGCACGATTTAGAAGCCAGTATCTTGATCGAAAAACTGGGCGTTCGCAAAGCTTTTAGTACACACAATCATATGGAGCCGGGTCAGCGCATTGAGATGCGTTTAAAGGACGGGCCGTTTTCACACTTAGAAGGTGAGTGGGAATTTAAGGCGTTGGATGAATCGGCTTGCAAGGTGGTGTTTGACATTGAGTTTGAGGTTAGCAGTGGTCTGGTAAATTTGGCACTGGGTAAACTCTTTGAGCAAATCGCTAATACGATGGTGGATAGTTTTATTAGTCGGGCGAATCAGTTATACGGTGAACAAACATGA
- the smpB gene encoding SsrA-binding protein SmpB, with amino-acid sequence MAKKPKKQNHSNRIADNRKANFDYFIEQTIEAGLALEGWEIKSLRAGKGRINESYVLLKDNEAWLFGAHIQPLVTASTHDQHDPMRTRKLLLHRREIDRLMGQVDQKGYTVVVLNLHWSKGKVKAEIGLAKGKKLHDKRATQKERDWNRDKHRILKTNR; translated from the coding sequence ATGGCAAAAAAACCCAAAAAACAAAACCACAGCAACCGTATCGCCGATAACCGCAAAGCGAACTTCGACTATTTTATTGAACAAACAATCGAAGCAGGCCTGGCACTTGAAGGCTGGGAAATTAAAAGCCTGCGCGCTGGTAAAGGTCGTATCAATGAAAGCTATGTTTTACTCAAAGACAACGAAGCTTGGCTATTTGGCGCGCATATTCAGCCTTTAGTCACAGCCTCTACCCACGACCAACACGATCCCATGCGCACCCGTAAGTTACTATTACATCGCCGAGAAATTGATCGTTTAATGGGCCAAGTCGATCAAAAAGGTTACACCGTAGTGGTGCTAAACCTGCATTGGAGCAAAGGCAAAGTCAAAGCCGAAATTGGTTTAGCTAAGGGTAAAAAATTGCACGATAAACGCGCGACCCAAAAAGAACGCGATTGGAACCGCGATAAACATCGCATTCTAAAAACCAATCGTTAG